From the genome of candidate division KSB1 bacterium, one region includes:
- a CDS encoding PKD domain-containing protein, with product MMIRSSKRFSMALLLGIISLPLFGQQWSNPILISSGDTPDMDIDPNSGNVYILSMTNGVTLTKVSPSGAIMSQEKVPGAENDQGEWHFGASVAVDMNGYPHVCYRVYEGDDPDGAPTFSVYYIKKTATGWQNKIRLSQNVRRGYMVRIDVDRNNIAHVVQGFIFDEEGSIHGRVKYFRIKNNAIDKQHELGSNLPYVYRADDRIEITTRSPNEIHIVSGIPDPNGKVYYFYSMDGGNTFTTWGDIHSAQCFGRNGSPDVAVDSTGYVHICYGASEDESRNGQPSVRYVKFLKNSKLVDKAATPAGYLVDWKIGMGLGSIAASDDGQTLLLAFSEQPGGKLYTILSHDSGAVWQSPVEIVSKSGSAEGRNKHLVRSFGQKFYLVYPSNYNVYLRILTIPTNQSPIANAGGPYVGNEGDQIQFSASQSYDPDGMIVKYEWDWQNDGSYDTTTTSSICRYVYEDDFSGQAKLRVTDNGGKSATSLANVTIHNVSPKANAGGPYQGMPRETVILKGSATDPGKRDILTYEWDLDADGIFEIIGQTVPVSYPKGGIYLAVLKVTDDDKGYGLDTAKVQIISQPPVVSPIPSQTVAEGTPFQKIRLDDYVTDPDDADADIFWQVEGAKNLSVSIDANRVATIVPLDENWFGSETLLFIAMDPSQLKDSTSATFTVTNVNDPPQIAPIKDQVTDEGKDFAPIHLDNHVSDPDHNVAELKWQYLNAMNLSCEITNRILYVRPRDPEWSGQERLTLIVTDPSGLSDTTTILFIVHPINDPPVASKIPDQVKYVGEAFEPISLDSFVVDVDHRDEELRWSYADNKNLSVKISNRIASIARTDTNWVGSETIQFIVTDPLGASDTTSATFTSKARNHPPVVTPIPDQQILEGQSFLPIHLDAYVNDPDHRDDQITWIVTGNKELILRVENRIATVLVPNPDWNGSEIIKFKAVDPTGLADSCLTLFRVFPVNDPPVLAAFPDFQIFEDDTLIWSYSYLRSRVTDPDNDSTDYQFQIKNNVMLKWRAEDAKGRIIIFGPPNWHGQETITVQVFDGAGGSDTKPCKITVLSVPDNPEPFTIIKPNGVVISASEDSILFLWHKSHDPEGGRPMYQLSIADGITFGHVIDQYNYILDTSFVYVPKLPLQSGKYYWRVVAFNGVGSTASNIGSFEVSTTSVDADNFSKLPKDYALFQNFPNPFNPETRIIYQLPEKTFIILEIFNSLGQRVAILEEGMKEAGVHTAIWSPHHGMGQRIPSGVYICRLKAGGRLFERKMLLLQ from the coding sequence ATGATGATCAGATCTAGCAAACGATTCAGTATGGCATTGCTGTTGGGGATTATTTCGTTGCCGCTCTTTGGTCAGCAATGGTCAAATCCGATTTTGATTTCCAGTGGCGACACCCCTGATATGGATATAGATCCGAACAGTGGCAATGTCTATATTCTCAGTATGACCAATGGCGTAACGCTCACCAAAGTCAGCCCAAGTGGAGCCATCATGAGCCAAGAAAAAGTGCCTGGAGCAGAAAACGATCAAGGTGAGTGGCATTTTGGAGCATCAGTAGCCGTCGATATGAATGGTTATCCCCATGTTTGCTATCGGGTCTATGAGGGAGATGATCCAGATGGTGCTCCGACATTTTCTGTTTACTACATCAAAAAAACTGCTACTGGATGGCAGAACAAAATTCGTCTCTCCCAAAATGTGCGGCGCGGCTATATGGTCCGCATCGATGTAGATCGAAATAACATTGCCCATGTGGTTCAGGGATTCATTTTTGACGAAGAGGGCAGTATTCATGGACGAGTCAAATATTTTCGGATCAAAAATAACGCCATCGATAAGCAGCATGAATTGGGATCAAACCTGCCTTACGTCTATCGGGCTGACGATCGGATCGAAATAACCACACGTTCTCCAAACGAAATCCACATCGTGTCCGGTATCCCAGATCCGAATGGCAAAGTATACTATTTCTATTCAATGGATGGAGGAAATACATTCACCACATGGGGAGACATCCATAGTGCCCAATGTTTTGGCCGCAATGGTAGCCCAGATGTAGCCGTGGATTCCACAGGCTATGTCCATATCTGTTATGGGGCTTCCGAAGACGAGAGTCGTAATGGGCAACCTTCGGTCCGTTATGTTAAATTTCTCAAGAATTCAAAGTTAGTGGACAAAGCAGCCACTCCAGCGGGCTATTTGGTCGATTGGAAGATCGGAATGGGGTTAGGCTCGATCGCCGCCAGTGATGACGGTCAAACGCTATTGCTCGCTTTTTCAGAACAGCCTGGGGGGAAGTTGTATACTATATTGTCTCACGATAGCGGCGCGGTGTGGCAGTCGCCAGTTGAGATTGTATCTAAAAGCGGCAGTGCAGAAGGGAGGAACAAGCATCTGGTTCGATCATTTGGACAAAAATTCTACCTGGTCTATCCCTCCAATTATAATGTTTATCTGCGCATCCTCACCATTCCGACTAATCAATCTCCTATTGCGAATGCTGGAGGGCCTTATGTCGGCAATGAAGGAGATCAGATCCAATTCAGCGCTTCCCAGTCTTATGACCCAGATGGCATGATCGTTAAGTATGAATGGGATTGGCAGAATGACGGCAGTTACGATACCACTACCACTTCAAGTATTTGCCGATATGTCTATGAAGATGATTTCAGTGGCCAGGCTAAATTAAGAGTGACCGATAATGGCGGTAAATCTGCTACCAGTTTGGCCAACGTCACGATTCATAACGTCAGTCCGAAGGCTAATGCAGGAGGGCCGTATCAGGGAATGCCCAGGGAAACCGTCATTTTGAAAGGATCCGCCACAGATCCAGGGAAGCGGGATATATTGACCTATGAGTGGGATTTGGACGCCGATGGCATCTTTGAGATCATTGGACAGACGGTGCCAGTTTCTTATCCAAAAGGAGGTATTTATCTGGCGGTGCTCAAGGTCACTGATGATGACAAGGGTTACGGTTTAGATACTGCCAAAGTTCAAATTATCAGCCAACCACCCGTGGTCTCGCCAATCCCATCCCAGACCGTCGCCGAAGGGACTCCATTTCAGAAAATTCGCCTCGATGATTACGTCACTGATCCAGATGATGCAGATGCGGATATTTTCTGGCAAGTGGAAGGAGCCAAGAATTTATCTGTATCCATTGATGCGAACCGAGTCGCCACAATTGTCCCGCTGGATGAAAACTGGTTTGGCAGTGAGACGCTTCTCTTTATCGCAATGGATCCGAGCCAGTTGAAAGACAGCACTTCTGCCACTTTCACCGTCACCAATGTCAATGATCCCCCGCAGATTGCACCGATTAAAGATCAAGTCACAGATGAAGGGAAAGATTTTGCTCCGATCCATCTGGATAATCATGTCAGCGACCCAGACCATAATGTGGCCGAGCTTAAATGGCAATACCTGAATGCGATGAATTTGAGCTGCGAAATAACGAATCGCATTTTATATGTCAGACCTCGGGATCCAGAATGGTCAGGACAAGAGCGGCTGACTTTGATCGTTACGGATCCTAGTGGTCTATCGGATACGACCACCATTCTGTTCATCGTCCACCCAATCAATGATCCACCCGTCGCATCGAAAATTCCAGATCAGGTCAAATATGTTGGCGAGGCATTTGAGCCGATATCGCTTGATAGTTTTGTGGTTGATGTGGATCATCGTGACGAAGAGCTGCGTTGGAGTTATGCGGACAATAAGAATTTATCGGTTAAAATCTCGAATCGTATTGCATCGATTGCTCGAACTGACACCAACTGGGTTGGCAGCGAAACAATTCAGTTTATAGTGACTGATCCTTTGGGAGCATCCGATACGACCAGCGCTACGTTTACCAGCAAAGCCCGGAATCATCCGCCAGTTGTCACGCCGATCCCAGATCAACAAATTTTGGAGGGGCAGAGTTTTTTGCCGATCCATCTGGATGCGTATGTGAACGATCCTGACCACCGCGATGATCAGATCACCTGGATCGTTACTGGAAACAAAGAGCTGATCCTCAGGGTCGAAAATCGGATCGCCACTGTCCTCGTTCCTAATCCAGATTGGAATGGCAGTGAAATTATTAAATTCAAAGCGGTAGATCCAACAGGACTGGCTGATAGTTGTCTGACGCTGTTTCGCGTCTTCCCAGTCAACGATCCGCCAGTGCTGGCAGCTTTTCCAGATTTTCAGATTTTCGAAGATGACACGTTGATTTGGAGCTACAGCTACCTCCGATCGAGAGTGACGGATCCAGATAATGATTCGACCGACTACCAATTCCAGATAAAAAATAATGTGATGCTTAAATGGCGAGCTGAGGATGCGAAAGGACGAATCATCATTTTTGGTCCGCCGAACTGGCATGGGCAGGAAACCATTACCGTGCAAGTGTTTGATGGCGCAGGTGGTAGCGATACAAAGCCGTGCAAAATAACCGTGCTGAGTGTACCTGATAATCCAGAGCCGTTTACGATCATTAAACCGAATGGAGTGGTCATTTCCGCCTCTGAAGATTCCATTTTATTCCTTTGGCACAAAAGCCATGATCCTGAAGGTGGAAGACCTATGTATCAATTGAGTATCGCGGATGGTATTACCTTCGGCCATGTGATCGATCAATATAACTACATTCTTGATACCAGCTTTGTCTATGTGCCGAAGCTCCCTTTGCAGAGCGGAAAGTATTATTGGCGAGTAGTGGCTTTCAATGGAGTCGGATCAACGGCTTCGAATATTGGGAGCTTTGAAGTTTCGACGACGAGTGTAGACGCTGATAATTTCAGCAAATTGCCCAAAGATTATGCACTCTTTCAGAATTTTCCTAATCCTTTCAACCCGGAAACGCGCATTATTTATCAATTACCAGAGAAAACTTTTATCATTCTGGAGATTTTCAATTCGTTGGGTCAGCGAGTGGCAATTTTGGAAGAAGGCATGAAAGAAGCTGGTGTCCATACGGCCATTTGGAGCCCACATCACGGGATGGGCCAGAGAATTCCCAGCGGCGTGTACATTTGCCGGTTGAAAGCTGGAGGCAGACTATTCGAAAGAAAGATGCTGCTTTTGCAGTGA
- a CDS encoding adenylate/guanylate cyclase domain-containing protein — MKQLVQKLWQGGIIFVIATMLFAGLLQLFGVYRLLELKSYDLRFRLRGNRNVTHAGIVLVTIDDQSFLSLKSKWPFQRPFYARAILNLFQAGAALVVLDIELTEPSNLDPNDDVVLAQVIRHFPRVILAGKLIAEYGNNDVVNRYVLKPLSEFLSAGAHWGFANVFLDEDGFIRRYCLFQDQNNTRNFPLAIEVLRYLQKLTPKDIVRDADHNLKVGKYSIPIVGADAMLINYAGPAGHFPTYSFANVLDDARYTLPDSAEDTDIFEVWKSSGVFKNKIVFIGASADELQDNKYTPYFNQNGVKRKMPGVEVHANALHTILSRDFIRPLNPWLILFIIVCLSVIAFLLTSVMRPFLALIGAAGTIFGYLVLSYWLFSEVNRWVPIVYPIINFSLCYAVNLVFKIVQEHQEKNRFRNTFQQYVARNVVESMLSTGELPKFGGERKRLTVMFSDIRSFTTYTEKYPPEVVVQRLSEYLSSMVDVIFDNGGTLDKFVGDEIMAIYGAPYYYPDHALRACQTALDMIAELRRLQKNWSAQEIEYFQIGIGINTGNVIVGNLGSIQLFDYTVIGDEVNLGARLEGANKHYSTSIIISESTYNEVKDQAIVRELDYVRVKGKRHPVRIYELRGMHSVPSIEKELIIDVYHYALQLFRQRRWNRALKEFRRILRYFPSDGPSRVYTLRCLDFIQNPPAEDWDGVFEFAFK; from the coding sequence ATGAAACAATTGGTTCAAAAACTATGGCAGGGAGGAATCATATTTGTTATCGCAACGATGCTATTCGCTGGGTTGCTTCAGCTTTTTGGGGTTTATCGGCTATTAGAGCTCAAGAGCTATGATCTGAGATTCCGATTACGAGGCAATAGAAATGTCACACATGCTGGCATCGTTCTGGTAACCATTGATGATCAATCATTTTTAAGCCTCAAAAGCAAGTGGCCATTTCAGCGGCCCTTTTATGCCCGAGCAATTCTCAATCTATTTCAGGCTGGCGCTGCGCTCGTCGTGCTGGATATTGAGCTGACTGAACCATCGAATTTAGATCCAAACGATGATGTTGTCCTCGCGCAGGTCATCCGACATTTCCCTCGCGTAATCCTCGCAGGAAAACTGATTGCCGAATATGGCAACAATGATGTTGTCAATCGCTATGTCCTAAAACCGTTAAGCGAGTTCCTATCCGCAGGTGCTCACTGGGGATTTGCGAATGTTTTTCTGGATGAAGATGGCTTCATTCGCCGTTATTGCTTATTTCAGGACCAGAACAATACCCGAAATTTCCCCTTGGCAATAGAAGTTTTGCGCTATTTGCAAAAATTGACTCCAAAGGACATTGTGCGCGATGCAGATCACAATCTGAAAGTCGGCAAATATTCGATCCCCATAGTCGGTGCTGATGCGATGTTGATCAACTATGCGGGTCCCGCTGGCCATTTCCCAACCTATTCGTTCGCCAACGTCCTTGACGATGCGCGATATACCCTGCCAGACTCGGCCGAAGACACGGATATTTTCGAGGTATGGAAATCGTCAGGTGTATTCAAAAACAAGATCGTTTTTATCGGCGCCTCGGCTGATGAACTGCAAGATAACAAATATACTCCCTATTTTAATCAAAATGGCGTTAAGCGAAAAATGCCCGGGGTTGAAGTGCATGCCAATGCGCTGCATACAATATTGAGCCGCGATTTCATTCGTCCCCTGAATCCATGGCTGATTTTGTTCATCATCGTCTGCCTGTCGGTCATCGCATTTTTGTTAACGTCGGTAATGCGCCCATTCCTCGCATTGATCGGCGCAGCAGGGACGATTTTCGGTTATTTGGTGCTCAGCTATTGGCTATTTTCAGAAGTGAACCGCTGGGTACCAATAGTTTATCCGATTATCAATTTCAGCTTGTGTTATGCGGTCAATCTGGTTTTCAAGATTGTCCAAGAGCATCAAGAGAAGAATCGATTTCGGAATACCTTTCAGCAATATGTTGCTCGAAACGTGGTAGAATCCATGCTGAGTACCGGGGAGCTCCCCAAATTCGGTGGGGAGCGGAAGAGGCTCACAGTGATGTTTTCTGATATTCGTTCATTTACCACTTATACAGAAAAATATCCGCCGGAGGTGGTGGTGCAGCGATTGTCTGAATACTTATCCAGCATGGTTGACGTGATTTTTGATAATGGAGGCACTTTGGACAAGTTTGTTGGGGACGAAATCATGGCCATTTATGGCGCGCCCTATTATTATCCTGATCATGCGTTGCGGGCTTGTCAGACGGCTCTGGACATGATCGCGGAATTGAGGCGGTTACAAAAGAATTGGTCTGCTCAGGAGATCGAATATTTCCAGATAGGGATTGGCATCAACACTGGCAATGTCATTGTGGGCAATCTGGGATCTATTCAATTGTTCGATTACACGGTGATCGGTGACGAGGTCAATTTAGGTGCGAGGTTAGAGGGAGCAAATAAACATTATTCAACATCGATAATTATCAGCGAATCCACTTATAATGAAGTAAAGGATCAGGCGATCGTTCGCGAGTTGGATTATGTGCGGGTCAAGGGCAAACGTCATCCCGTCAGAATCTATGAGCTTCGCGGAATGCATTCCGTCCCATCAATCGAGAAGGAATTGATTATCGATGTCTATCATTATGCTTTGCAACTGTTCAGACAGCGGCGCTGGAATCGAGCACTCAAGGAATTTCGTCGCATATTGCGCTATTTTCCCTCGGATGGACCATCGCGGGTCTATACCTTGCGTTGCCTGGATTTCATTCAAAATCCACCAGCCGAGGATTGGGATGGTGTTTTTGAGTTTGCTTTTAAATGA
- a CDS encoding FecR family protein, which produces MRYLNYFILIIGLFIIGWTAPGWTQTSKDIAIILKSKGEVKLRKEKSKDWRDGRVGTRLDSGDMLKTAENSLAAVMFTDDKSLIKVRDNSSLAIRGKRIEQSISKRIICTLGEFWVKATNQQSKLLVETPSGVAAVKGTEFYGIVDAEGNTQIIVVEGIVQLLNKLGEILIQAGQTGKLTKNGAPVAFNTDPNSVLNWAKENRDGNELLFEFQDSNGNKKHLKLIYH; this is translated from the coding sequence ATGAGGTATTTGAATTATTTCATTTTGATTATCGGGCTATTCATCATCGGTTGGACTGCGCCTGGTTGGACGCAGACCAGCAAGGATATTGCCATTATTTTGAAATCAAAAGGCGAGGTGAAGTTGCGGAAAGAAAAAAGCAAGGACTGGCGCGATGGCCGGGTCGGAACGCGACTTGATTCTGGGGACATGTTAAAGACAGCCGAAAATTCACTGGCTGCGGTGATGTTCACAGATGACAAAAGCCTGATCAAGGTGCGGGACAATTCTTCATTGGCGATTCGGGGAAAGCGAATCGAACAGTCCATCTCCAAACGAATCATTTGCACCCTTGGAGAATTTTGGGTCAAAGCCACGAATCAACAGAGTAAATTGCTCGTGGAGACGCCTTCGGGCGTGGCAGCGGTGAAAGGAACCGAATTTTATGGAATTGTTGATGCAGAGGGGAATACACAGATCATCGTCGTGGAAGGGATTGTGCAACTGCTGAACAAATTGGGTGAAATTTTGATTCAGGCGGGACAAACCGGAAAATTGACCAAAAATGGTGCTCCAGTTGCATTCAATACTGATCCCAATTCTGTATTAAATTGGGCGAAAGAAAATCGGGATGGAAACGAGCTGTTGTTCGAGTTTCAGGACAGCAATGGCAATAAAAAGCATCTGAAACTGATCTATCATTAA
- a CDS encoding ATP-binding protein: protein MRNLIKELYDKTLINHHADDLDQSRPERTFHFKIRSVTDQITKTIQQFDALLENHHCCSARTKGELSTALSEALANAIVHGNKINPELFVDLKIQFFSDQIILSVKDKGDGFDYQQLPDPLSPENIKKPSGRGVYLMSMLVDKVNFRQHEDGMEVELVKYLTDKDK, encoded by the coding sequence ATGAGAAATTTGATAAAAGAGCTTTATGACAAAACCCTGATCAATCATCATGCAGACGATCTCGACCAATCTCGGCCCGAGAGGACATTTCATTTTAAAATACGGAGTGTCACTGATCAGATCACCAAAACTATTCAGCAGTTCGATGCTTTGCTCGAAAATCATCATTGTTGCTCCGCTCGAACCAAAGGGGAGCTATCCACCGCCCTTTCTGAAGCACTGGCCAATGCGATCGTTCATGGCAACAAAATTAACCCCGAGCTATTCGTAGATTTGAAAATCCAATTCTTTTCAGATCAAATTATTTTATCGGTCAAGGATAAAGGCGATGGCTTCGACTATCAGCAGCTCCCTGACCCATTGAGTCCAGAGAACATCAAAAAGCCCAGCGGCCGCGGTGTGTACTTAATGTCCATGTTAGTGGATAAGGTCAATTTTCGGCAGCATGAAGATGGGATGGAGGTAGAATTAGTCAAATATCTCACCGATAAAGATAAATAG